The following are encoded in a window of Cydia strobilella chromosome 1, ilCydStro3.1, whole genome shotgun sequence genomic DNA:
- the LOC134747889 gene encoding uncharacterized protein LOC134747889, translated as MSNLLGSLTLFDHTSQEWEIFKSRLVQYIKLNEVKDDNKCALLLTHLSDETYRLVRNLVHPKKVEGSKFDELVDVLDKQLAPKRCIFVERAKFYEATRDVAENIEQWAARISGLAVRCEFGAPLDELLRDRFVLGLSVGPERDRLFEQDAATLTFAKAVEVAQKAAYARSARTTSVPAAVVQVKQEPMYRVGTSRPGTGGSSDSRRCSVCGLKSHDASKCKYKNYRCQVCGQKGHLKKVCNAEKAKQCRVNCIQADLEGSAEASQSAEGCKECELFNLRYVNYAPILLDVALNGKNLTMELDCGSGIMRYTGSAKFDSNVRKGDDDDKYTWFTPPPPSASPPPSPPLPLNPSLSPTTVTQRSDSVSSEIENEECNTELPVEKEAEQSSGPNVEPASSSVADRAPAPPLRVGPTLRPRTKEIDYACRNVPSFKIKGEGVRCMRPRRPYQSVIN; from the exons ATGTCAAACCTCCTCGGAAGTTTAACTTTGTTTGACCACACCTCCCAGGAATGGGAGATTTTTAAAAGCAGATTAGTGCAATATATTAAGTTAAATGAGGTGAAGGACGACAATAAGTGTGCCTTGCTTTTAACTCATTTAAGTGACGAGACATACCGACTGGTGAGGAACTTAGTGCATCCTAAGAAGGTTGAGGGTTCTAAGTTCGACGAGCTAGTAGATGTGTTAGATAAACAATTAGCGCCAAAACGTTGTATTTTCGTCGAACGGGCGAAATTTTACGAGGCGACGCGTGACGTTGCAGAAAACATCGAACAATGGGCGGCTCGAATAAGTGGACTTGCTGTACGCTGTGAGTTTGGAGCCCCCTTGGATGAGCTGCTTAGGGACAGATTCGTGCTGGGGCTGAGCGTAGGCCCAGAGCGCGACCGGCTGTTCGAGCAAGATGCTGCCACGTTGACGTTCGCGAAGGCCGTGGAAGTGGCCCAGAAGGCTGCGTATGCCAGGAGCGCACGTACTACGTCTGTTCCTGCTGCCGTCGTGCAAGTCAAGCAGGAGCCGATGTATCGGGTTGGTACAAGTCGCCCTGGTACCGGGGGGTCCTCCGACTCTCGACGCTGCTCCGTGTGCGGGCTTAAGAGTCACGACGCAAGTAAATGTAAATACAAGAACTACCGCTGCCAGGTGTGTGGACAAAAAGGGCATCTCAAAAAGGTGTGCAACGCTGAGAAGGCGAAACAGTGTCGTGTTAACTGCATTCAAGCTGACCTTGAGGGATCAGCTGAGGCCTCTCAGAGTGCTGAAGGTTGCAAGGAGTGCGAGCTATTTAATTTAAGGTACGTTAATTATGCACCAATATTATTAGATGTGGCCCTTAACGGGAAAAACTTAACAATGGAACTTGATTGCGGTTCAGGC ATTATGAGATATACGGGGAGCGCAAAATTTGACAGCAATGTAAGAAAGGGTGATGACGATGACAAGTATACGTGGTTCACTCCGCCACCGCCCTCAGCATCGCCGCCACCCTCGCCCCCATTACCACTTAATCCTTCTCTTTCTCCAACGACTGTCACTCAGCGGTCGGACTCCGTTTCCAGTGAAATAGAAAATGAAGAGTGTAACACAGAGTTACCGGTGGAAAAGGAGGCAGAGCAAAGTTCCGGTCCGAATGTGGAACCTGCATCCTCATCCGTCGCGGATAGGGCCCCCGCGCCGCCGCTACGGGTTGGCCCGACCTTAAGGCCTAGAACTAAGGAAATAGATTATGCTTGTAGAAATGTACCTA GTTTCAAAATTAAAGGGGAAGGAGTGAGGTGtatgcgcccgcgccgcccctACCAGTCAGTAATAAACTAG